In Fluviicola taffensis DSM 16823, the following are encoded in one genomic region:
- a CDS encoding DUF5916 domain-containing protein — MKSCYSILITFILISGSLFAQKTVSGKKINHAITLDGMLLEVAWDEGEKATDFINNYPDPGNASRYKSEVTFLYDDQYIYIGAKLVDNQPDSIIAFLSERDDFGNADWFGVLIDPYGAGQNAFGFYVTAAGTELDAIINQTTEDFSWNAVWRSKVKRISEGWSIEIRIPLTQLRFPKELVQNWRINYVRNVRRNRETSHWSAVDPQQYGEIAQSGYIKGIENLGSPLRLSFSPYSTIYLEDSYDENKQRQDWGFRPRLGMDMKLGLSESFTLDATLIPDFGQTVSDRLVLNLSPFEVRYPENRPFFLEGMDLFGIGDLFYSRRIGAESYLKYEAVDSASKDPNNRITSVPDRAQLINALKISGRTKGGLGIGVFNAIENKSFLHYEDSAGNDYKILAHPVSNYNVFVLSQNLKNNANISFLNTNVFRPEINLISNISTLEGLVFNKSRDYSLSGNTKISLNSIGNSMTVGRSSSLSFRKVKGAHRFNIDYYDSDHKYNSNELGFLARNNFLGFNGEYFWTGYKATKKLLRRNLSVESTLEYLYKPTKIGYWSINTEYIITTKKFLSTGVSLNLYPLGEHDFFESRSFGIPVHFPASFQYGGFYSSDYSKRFALDFFAYHRIFDRKEMSNLDLNLSPRIRITPKIFTVLSSSVSRFFNNFGYVRVTDTNYTDQITLGNRERWVVTNSISLDYNFTKTFGLKLRFNHYWQEVAYKSFMELHNDGSYTSSSYIGVDSLGQSYHNTSFNAFTVDFDLRWVIYPGSEIRFVWKYNIYASKQGLDEGYFNTFRNLFDNPYLNSFSVKALFYIDAGKWFRKKVV; from the coding sequence GTGAAATCTTGCTACTCCATTCTAATAACGTTTATTCTGATTTCGGGATCTCTTTTTGCACAAAAAACAGTTTCTGGAAAAAAAATAAATCATGCCATTACTTTGGATGGAATGCTGTTGGAAGTAGCGTGGGATGAAGGTGAAAAAGCAACTGATTTCATCAATAATTATCCCGATCCCGGAAATGCAAGCCGTTATAAAAGTGAAGTGACTTTTTTATACGACGATCAGTATATCTATATTGGAGCGAAATTAGTAGACAATCAACCCGATTCAATTATTGCATTTTTATCAGAAAGAGATGACTTTGGGAATGCGGATTGGTTTGGTGTCTTAATCGATCCTTACGGTGCTGGACAAAATGCATTTGGGTTTTATGTCACGGCTGCTGGAACTGAATTGGATGCTATCATCAATCAAACCACGGAAGATTTTTCATGGAATGCTGTTTGGAGAAGTAAAGTAAAACGAATATCCGAAGGATGGAGTATTGAGATTCGGATTCCGCTCACTCAATTGCGATTCCCAAAAGAACTAGTTCAAAACTGGCGCATTAATTACGTTAGAAACGTACGCAGAAACCGCGAAACTTCTCATTGGTCGGCAGTGGACCCGCAACAATACGGAGAAATTGCACAAAGCGGATATATCAAAGGAATCGAGAATTTAGGTTCACCTCTTCGCCTTTCCTTTTCACCTTATTCCACCATCTATTTGGAAGACAGTTATGACGAAAACAAACAACGTCAAGATTGGGGATTTAGACCTCGATTGGGAATGGACATGAAACTTGGGTTAAGCGAATCTTTCACCTTAGATGCCACTTTAATTCCAGACTTTGGACAAACAGTTTCAGATCGATTGGTTCTGAATCTTTCTCCATTCGAAGTACGCTATCCCGAAAACAGACCTTTCTTTTTAGAAGGAATGGACTTGTTCGGAATTGGCGATTTGTTTTACTCGCGCAGAATTGGTGCGGAAAGTTATTTGAAATACGAAGCCGTTGACTCCGCCTCCAAAGATCCAAATAACAGGATTACTTCTGTTCCTGACAGAGCACAATTAATCAACGCATTAAAAATTTCTGGTCGCACAAAAGGCGGGTTGGGAATTGGTGTTTTTAATGCAATTGAGAACAAATCCTTCCTACATTATGAGGATTCAGCAGGAAATGATTACAAAATTTTAGCACATCCGGTTTCCAATTACAACGTCTTTGTTTTATCTCAAAACTTAAAAAACAATGCAAATATTTCTTTTCTAAACACCAATGTTTTTCGTCCTGAAATCAATCTCATATCAAATATAAGTACACTTGAAGGCTTGGTTTTCAATAAATCAAGAGATTACAGTCTTTCAGGAAATACAAAAATTTCGCTAAATTCAATTGGAAATTCAATGACTGTTGGTCGTTCGTCTTCTTTGAGTTTCCGAAAGGTAAAAGGCGCGCATCGGTTTAATATTGATTATTACGATTCAGACCATAAATACAATTCCAATGAATTAGGGTTTCTTGCTCGAAACAATTTTTTAGGATTTAACGGCGAGTATTTCTGGACAGGATATAAAGCAACTAAAAAATTATTGCGCAGAAATCTCTCCGTCGAAAGCACGCTGGAATACTTGTACAAACCAACAAAAATTGGATATTGGTCCATTAACACAGAATACATTATCACCACGAAAAAATTCCTTTCCACAGGTGTTTCACTCAATTTATACCCTTTGGGAGAACACGATTTTTTCGAGTCGCGTAGTTTTGGAATTCCAGTTCATTTCCCTGCTTCCTTTCAGTATGGAGGATTTTATTCCAGCGATTATTCCAAGCGATTTGCTTTAGACTTCTTCGCTTATCACCGCATTTTTGATCGAAAAGAAATGTCAAACCTGGATTTGAATCTGAGTCCGAGAATTCGAATTACACCCAAAATATTTACTGTTTTGAGCTCCAGTGTATCACGCTTTTTCAACAATTTTGGATATGTGCGAGTAACGGATACCAATTATACGGATCAAATTACGCTCGGAAATCGAGAACGTTGGGTTGTCACCAACTCCATTTCTTTGGATTATAACTTTACCAAAACCTTCGGATTGAAATTGCGCTTCAACCATTATTGGCAGGAGGTTGCCTATAAATCATTCATGGAATTACACAATGATGGAAGCTACACAAGTTCTTCCTATATAGGAGTTGATTCATTAGGTCAAAGTTACCACAATACGAGTTTCA